In 'Nostoc azollae' 0708, the following are encoded in one genomic region:
- a CDS encoding TIGR01777 family oxidoreductase — MKVAITGATGFVGSRLVKRLQDEGNIVLVLSRNTNSAHKVFPSQAFPNVEIMGYTPGVSGAWQDTIAGCDGVVNLAGEPIAEERWTPERKQAILNSRKLGTQKIVEAIAKANPKPTVLVNASAIGYYGTSETATFDENSPSGQDFLAQVCQEWEAQAQKVTDANVRWVILRFGIVLGHGGALGKMITPFKLFAGGPIGSGRQWFSWIHIDDIVNLILQALTKPNMQGIYNATAPNPVRMADLSTTMGQVMNRPSWLPVPSFALEAMLGDGAIMVLEGQKVIPQRTQSSGFQYQYPNLQSALTEILN; from the coding sequence ATGAAAGTAGCAATCACGGGAGCAACAGGATTTGTCGGTAGTCGTTTGGTAAAACGGCTGCAAGATGAAGGGAATATAGTATTAGTGTTAAGCCGGAATACCAATTCTGCCCACAAGGTTTTTCCCTCTCAGGCTTTCCCAAATGTAGAAATTATGGGCTATACACCAGGTGTATCTGGTGCTTGGCAAGATACGATTGCTGGTTGTGATGGTGTGGTAAATTTGGCAGGAGAACCCATTGCAGAGGAACGTTGGACACCAGAACGCAAGCAAGCTATTCTCAACAGCCGCAAACTGGGTACACAAAAAATTGTGGAAGCTATAGCCAAGGCTAACCCTAAACCCACTGTGCTAGTCAACGCTTCAGCTATTGGCTACTATGGAACTAGTGAAACTGCTACTTTTGATGAAAATAGCCCTTCAGGTCAAGATTTTCTAGCCCAAGTTTGTCAAGAGTGGGAGGCACAAGCACAAAAGGTAACAGATGCTAATGTGCGCTGGGTAATTTTGCGCTTTGGTATTGTTTTGGGTCATGGTGGCGCTTTGGGTAAAATGATTACTCCCTTCAAACTTTTTGCAGGTGGTCCAATTGGTAGTGGTCGGCAATGGTTCTCTTGGATTCACATAGATGATATTGTTAATTTGATTCTGCAAGCTTTAACCAAGCCTAATATGCAAGGCATATATAATGCTACTGCCCCTAATCCTGTGCGTATGGCAGATTTAAGCACAACGATGGGACAAGTGATGAATCGTCCTTCTTGGTTGCCTGTTCCTTCTTTTGCTTTAGAAGCGATGTTGGGAGATGGGGCAATTATGGTGTTGGAGGGTCAAAAAGTTATCCCTCAACGCACTCAATCATCGGGTTTTCAGTATCAATATCCAAATTTACAATCAGCATTAACGGAAATCTTGAATTAA